In Bacillota bacterium, the following are encoded in one genomic region:
- a CDS encoding DUF3887 domain-containing protein has product MFKKLALFIVIFLVLILSIACSSEPEPVGPPLEGEVTDLAVEFIGNLVEEDFSRAAAFFNVEMKKAMSESKLKQTWQTLLSQQGDYVGELEQRVEQSGEYTAVNVITEFAAGPINIRVVFDNDNRVAGLWFQPVP; this is encoded by the coding sequence ATGTTTAAAAAGCTTGCATTGTTTATTGTTATTTTTCTTGTTTTAATTTTATCTATAGCCTGCAGCAGTGAACCCGAGCCGGTCGGCCCGCCACTGGAAGGAGAGGTTACAGATCTGGCTGTAGAATTTATCGGTAACCTGGTGGAGGAAGATTTTAGCAGAGCAGCTGCGTTCTTCAACGTTGAGATGAAAAAAGCCATGTCGGAGAGCAAACTTAAGCAAACCTGGCAGACACTGCTGTCTCAGCAGGGTGATTATGTTGGCGAGCTTGAACAAAGAGTTGAACAGTCAGGTGAATACACCGCGGTGAATGTGATAACCGAATTCGCAGCAGGTCCAATAAACATCAGGGTGGTATTTGACAACGACAATAGGGTTGCCGGTTTGTGGTTCCAGCCTGTTCCATAG